In a single window of the Thermococcus stetteri genome:
- a CDS encoding hydrogenase subunit MbhD domain-containing protein, with protein MPGTIHEVLLVAIMLLSASVVEAEKLSAAVMRYGLLSLAFVIVLIQLRAPDVALSAVVVGAIVTGLFLYTVKEVGE; from the coding sequence ATGCCTGGGACAATCCATGAGGTGCTCCTCGTGGCGATAATGCTCCTCTCGGCCTCGGTGGTCGAAGCCGAGAAACTTTCCGCTGCAGTGATGCGCTACGGTCTCCTGAGCTTAGCATTCGTCATAGTACTGATCCAGCTCAGAGCCCCTGACGTTGCCCTCTCGGCCGTGGTCGTGGGCGCTATAGTCACGGGGCTCTTCCTCTACACCGTAAAGGAGGTTGGGGAGTGA
- a CDS encoding monovalent cation/H+ antiporter complex subunit F, giving the protein MAEENLLVILPYAVAFLVFTATLVSYRVILGPTLGDRAVALNTATTKAVVIIAMLSLLYDAPYLLDVSIVLLMVNAVGGLIIAKYMGVRA; this is encoded by the coding sequence ATGGCTGAAGAAAATCTTCTGGTGATCTTGCCCTACGCAGTGGCTTTCCTCGTGTTTACTGCCACACTGGTCAGCTACCGCGTCATCCTCGGCCCGACGCTGGGGGACAGGGCAGTGGCCCTGAACACCGCTACCACAAAGGCAGTGGTGATAATAGCGATGCTCTCTCTCCTCTACGATGCTCCATACCTCCTCGACGTGAGCATAGTGCTCCTCATGGTGAACGCCGTCGGCGGGCTGATCATAGCGAAGTATATGGGGGTGAGGGCGTGA
- a CDS encoding M20 metallopeptidase family protein, whose product MNFDPVSEAKKIEDLIISWRRDFHMHPELKYEEERTSRIVEEHLREWGYSIKRVGTGVIADIGGGRKTIALRADMDALPIQEENDVPYKSQVPGKMHACGHDAHTAMLLGAAKIIAEHKDELKGRVRLIFQPAEEGGNGAVKMIEGGALEGVDAIFGFHVWMDLPSGVIGIRDGPFLAGAGIFNGKIIGKGGHGASPHETIDPIPIAAEAVLAFQTIVSRNIEPIETGVVSVTSIHAGTAFNVIPEDVEFKGTFRFFKPEVGELIQTRMKEILDGITKAHRAKYELSIEELTPPTINSPEMAGFARKVAEKYKLNYTEVRPTMGAEDFAFYLQEVPGAFLALGIRNEEKGIVYPHHHPKFDVDEDVLYIGTAMEVALAFEFLES is encoded by the coding sequence ATGAACTTCGACCCCGTTTCTGAGGCCAAGAAGATTGAAGACCTGATAATATCCTGGCGCAGGGACTTCCACATGCACCCAGAGCTTAAGTACGAGGAGGAAAGGACCTCGAGGATAGTGGAAGAGCACCTCCGCGAGTGGGGCTACTCCATAAAACGCGTTGGAACAGGTGTAATTGCCGACATCGGTGGGGGTAGAAAAACCATAGCCCTCCGGGCAGATATGGACGCCCTTCCAATCCAAGAAGAAAACGATGTCCCGTATAAGTCCCAGGTTCCTGGAAAGATGCATGCCTGCGGTCACGATGCCCACACCGCCATGCTACTTGGAGCAGCGAAGATAATAGCAGAACACAAAGACGAGCTAAAGGGGAGGGTCAGACTGATCTTCCAGCCAGCAGAGGAAGGGGGAAACGGCGCGGTCAAAATGATTGAGGGCGGTGCACTAGAAGGGGTCGATGCCATCTTTGGCTTCCACGTCTGGATGGACCTCCCGAGTGGAGTCATAGGAATTAGAGACGGACCGTTCCTAGCGGGAGCGGGGATATTCAACGGAAAGATCATCGGCAAAGGAGGTCATGGTGCTTCTCCACATGAGACCATCGACCCAATCCCAATAGCAGCCGAGGCTGTTCTGGCCTTCCAGACGATAGTCAGCAGGAACATAGAACCGATTGAAACTGGGGTCGTCAGCGTTACCTCTATTCATGCTGGAACGGCCTTCAACGTCATCCCTGAGGATGTCGAGTTCAAGGGGACCTTCCGCTTTTTCAAGCCGGAGGTAGGTGAGTTAATCCAAACAAGAATGAAAGAGATCCTTGACGGCATAACCAAAGCCCACAGGGCTAAGTATGAGCTCAGCATAGAGGAGCTGACACCGCCAACCATAAACTCACCTGAAATGGCAGGATTCGCGAGAAAAGTCGCGGAGAAGTATAAACTTAACTACACAGAGGTCAGACCTACGATGGGCGCTGAGGACTTTGCCTTCTACCTGCAGGAGGTGCCTGGAGCGTTCCTTGCTCTCGGCATAAGAAACGAAGAGAAGGGCATAGTGTATCCCCACCACCATCCCAAGTTCGATGTCGATGAGGACGTCCTATACATTGGAACCGCAATGGAAGTTGCTCTGGCGTTTGAATTCTTGGAGAGTTGA
- a CDS encoding KH domain-containing protein, whose protein sequence is MKAPICEVCLKTDGILCPADEKKLQEGIISELDVKVARLLYKLLGDADIEFKKAVEAGDLVVIVVGEGDVPVVIGKGGKNIKALIRELGKRVRVIEGMKAENPNELKKLASDLFYPAGVFGVNVVYKAGGKRDYKILVFGRDKKKLPEKPEVLESILSQITGKDVKISFV, encoded by the coding sequence GTGAAGGCGCCGATCTGTGAGGTGTGCTTGAAGACGGATGGCATTCTCTGTCCCGCCGATGAGAAAAAACTCCAGGAAGGTATAATCTCCGAGCTTGACGTTAAGGTTGCGAGGCTTCTCTACAAGCTTCTCGGTGACGCTGATATCGAGTTCAAGAAGGCCGTCGAAGCTGGAGACCTCGTTGTTATCGTCGTTGGAGAAGGAGACGTGCCAGTGGTCATCGGCAAGGGTGGAAAGAACATCAAAGCCCTGATAAGGGAGCTTGGAAAGCGCGTTAGGGTTATCGAGGGCATGAAGGCGGAAAATCCGAACGAGCTGAAGAAGCTGGCCTCTGACCTCTTCTATCCTGCTGGAGTCTTTGGTGTCAATGTTGTCTACAAGGCCGGAGGAAAGAGGGACTACAAAATCCTCGTCTTTGGAAGGGATAAAAAGAAGCTCCCGGAGAAGCCGGAAGTGCTTGAGAGCATCCTCAGCCAGATAACCGGCAAGGATGTTAAGATATCCTTTGTCTGA
- the mnhG gene encoding monovalent cation/H(+) antiporter subunit G has translation MIEWAFLFFGLFIMFFGALGLLRFPDVYTRLHATAKCDTGGATSILLALALASDFPLTGKLKFLVIAFMIAMINPMVSHAIARAAYKSGVKPKAVVDMYAWDNP, from the coding sequence GTGATAGAGTGGGCCTTCCTCTTCTTCGGGCTGTTCATAATGTTCTTCGGAGCCCTCGGCCTGCTCCGCTTCCCTGACGTTTACACGAGGCTCCACGCAACAGCGAAGTGCGACACCGGTGGAGCTACAAGCATACTCCTGGCCTTAGCCCTCGCCTCGGACTTCCCCCTCACGGGAAAGCTGAAGTTTCTGGTGATAGCGTTCATGATAGCCATGATAAACCCGATGGTCAGCCACGCGATAGCGAGGGCCGCTTATAAGAGTGGGGTAAAGCCGAAAGCGGTGGTGGACATGTATGCCTGGGACAATCCATGA
- a CDS encoding BatD family protein — protein MKKLVSIGVLMLLFAWSAAVSSPVVAGSSVSYATITGIHLKMGDQVKLGAFTVKFSDHSPDWNKVSIEISGPGGTVYDVVTEDGSVYYRKESDPYLIVRVVWISKSSEEILVELRSPIKTNVFENYELKKGSSLTLPSEFPRIEIHLESIDTTHKKAKFKIVYPYGDTEYLTIGVNETGPADYRLPGGFTYYHYLNIHVSSLTSTAAKITVTLPKVASTSFSVSGSSGGGSTNAGTSTNIVPVYSGLLYTNEILTMNVSGTIYRLSIVTVVSTKVSIKVGKNDEVLGTYTVNLGDSANIPNTLIKVSVQNIEPEYSRAKVVISAPEGTSVTPIVRPANIVASIDTVPKSVMVGQDMVIIVAVENKGRGDAYDVTVAAPVPEGFKLVSSVKSWTFKSLPAFTKMPALIYVLQPTKVGKYDIGKVVVTYYDDQSLQTGKAKTVSSQPLTGVVVYGIPEISVDAVAYNGTSTAKYVSSAIGKPVALRFHIRASKGDPNYEFVKNATLLLSLPDGVIGNSQIPVGDIKAGEEKTVHAVVNVTAEEVFNIGAVLVYKDPVGNEHRIPLGNLVTINSIPPVVITKEVKVWPTPKELPEYINKTLASMDNATPLAEQLLNISKAYLPPEEKKGNPWKPIAILLLITTLVAGGVAFYYWNESTRLRETLTRKRQRRPGGLPKKEEETEEKSSRPEESGKL, from the coding sequence ATGAAAAAACTGGTTTCAATCGGTGTTTTGATGTTGCTTTTTGCATGGAGTGCCGCAGTCTCCAGTCCAGTAGTGGCTGGCAGTAGCGTCAGCTATGCGACGATCACTGGTATTCACTTGAAGATGGGCGACCAGGTTAAACTGGGCGCGTTTACAGTAAAGTTCTCCGACCACAGCCCTGACTGGAATAAGGTCAGCATCGAGATATCCGGACCTGGAGGGACAGTCTACGACGTGGTTACAGAGGATGGTAGTGTGTACTATCGCAAGGAAAGCGACCCTTATTTGATCGTTAGGGTTGTGTGGATAAGCAAGTCGTCGGAAGAGATACTCGTAGAGCTGAGATCCCCGATTAAGACTAATGTTTTTGAGAACTATGAACTAAAGAAGGGGAGCTCACTCACCCTTCCCTCGGAGTTTCCAAGGATTGAGATACACCTTGAGTCCATAGACACGACGCACAAAAAAGCAAAGTTTAAGATAGTCTATCCCTACGGGGACACCGAATATTTGACGATCGGCGTTAATGAGACAGGTCCTGCAGATTACAGGCTCCCAGGCGGCTTTACGTACTATCACTACCTCAACATCCATGTATCTTCGCTAACCTCCACTGCTGCCAAGATAACGGTTACTCTCCCGAAGGTGGCTTCTACTTCCTTCAGTGTAAGCGGTTCCAGCGGTGGGGGAAGTACTAACGCCGGTACTTCTACCAACATCGTCCCCGTTTACAGTGGCCTTCTGTACACAAACGAAATACTCACAATGAACGTTTCTGGTACTATCTACCGGCTCAGCATCGTGACGGTAGTATCGACAAAGGTTAGCATCAAAGTCGGCAAGAACGATGAAGTTCTGGGAACGTACACTGTCAACCTTGGTGATTCAGCAAACATTCCAAACACGCTCATCAAGGTTTCTGTTCAGAATATTGAACCCGAGTATTCGAGGGCCAAAGTGGTCATATCCGCCCCCGAAGGTACCAGCGTGACTCCCATAGTCAGGCCAGCAAACATAGTGGCCTCTATAGACACTGTGCCCAAGAGCGTCATGGTCGGACAGGACATGGTTATCATAGTGGCAGTCGAGAACAAGGGTAGGGGAGACGCCTACGATGTTACCGTAGCGGCCCCGGTTCCGGAGGGCTTTAAACTCGTCAGCTCCGTCAAGAGCTGGACTTTCAAGAGCCTCCCAGCATTCACGAAGATGCCCGCCTTGATATACGTCCTTCAGCCGACGAAGGTTGGCAAATACGACATAGGTAAGGTCGTGGTCACTTACTATGACGATCAGAGCCTCCAGACTGGAAAGGCCAAAACGGTCTCCTCACAGCCCCTTACTGGAGTAGTAGTCTATGGAATCCCCGAGATAAGTGTTGACGCCGTTGCGTACAACGGCACCAGCACTGCCAAGTACGTCTCCTCGGCCATTGGCAAACCCGTTGCTCTAAGGTTCCACATCCGTGCTTCAAAGGGTGATCCGAACTACGAATTCGTTAAAAACGCAACTCTCTTGCTGTCACTCCCCGATGGAGTCATAGGGAACTCACAGATACCTGTGGGGGACATTAAGGCTGGAGAGGAGAAAACTGTTCATGCCGTTGTTAATGTTACAGCGGAGGAGGTATTTAACATCGGTGCAGTTCTCGTCTATAAAGACCCCGTTGGCAATGAACACCGTATCCCGCTTGGAAACCTCGTAACGATAAACAGCATACCTCCAGTTGTCATAACGAAAGAGGTAAAGGTCTGGCCCACACCGAAGGAGCTTCCAGAGTACATAAACAAGACACTCGCCAGCATGGATAACGCGACTCCACTCGCGGAGCAACTACTCAACATCTCCAAGGCGTACCTCCCACCGGAAGAAAAGAAGGGGAACCCGTGGAAGCCGATTGCAATATTGCTCCTCATAACTACCCTCGTTGCTGGGGGAGTAGCTTTCTACTACTGGAATGAGTCCACTAGGCTCAGGGAGACACTTACAAGAAAGAGGCAGAGGCGCCCGGGAGGACTTCCAAAGAAGGAAGAAGAAACTGAAGAGAAATCATCTCGCCCAGAGGAGAGCGGCAAACTTTGA
- a CDS encoding ribosomal biogenesis protein: MMLITTSHRPTRRTRSFGHDLEKVFPNSLYMTRGKKTLKDLLMEAYDRNYERLLIINVWKGNPLKMTFIKVDPKDWGYLGYLYLHGIKLQREIGFRNLPPIREEMPFVVTTAKRVGIDHTAFAQVFAELTGGKFVPRGNKSLQAIADKNGTDVIGVIENYPRGMAVNFYRLDITRERPVGPLILVKIWIMEDGRRWDYKEALGIKAKE; the protein is encoded by the coding sequence ATGATGCTGATAACAACGTCCCACCGGCCGACCAGGAGGACGAGGAGCTTCGGCCACGATCTGGAGAAAGTCTTCCCGAACTCACTTTACATGACTAGGGGAAAAAAGACTCTCAAAGACCTCCTGATGGAGGCCTACGACAGAAACTACGAGAGACTGCTAATAATCAACGTCTGGAAAGGGAACCCGCTCAAGATGACCTTCATCAAGGTCGACCCCAAGGACTGGGGATACCTTGGCTACCTCTACCTCCACGGAATAAAGCTTCAGAGGGAGATTGGCTTCAGGAACCTACCGCCGATAAGGGAGGAGATGCCCTTCGTTGTGACGACGGCCAAGAGAGTAGGAATTGACCACACAGCCTTTGCCCAGGTTTTCGCTGAACTAACCGGCGGGAAGTTCGTTCCACGGGGAAACAAGAGCCTCCAGGCGATAGCGGACAAGAACGGCACGGACGTCATTGGGGTGATAGAGAATTATCCCCGCGGAATGGCCGTGAACTTCTACCGCCTCGACATAACCAGGGAACGTCCCGTAGGTCCGCTCATCCTCGTCAAGATATGGATAATGGAAGACGGCCGGAGATGGGACTACAAAGAGGCCCTCGGCATCAAGGCGAAGGAGTAG
- a CDS encoding HD domain-containing protein, which translates to MKLEEFISDPKSRELIETVREFAKSFFDREGTHGFSHVERVFNLCMHIGREEGADLEVLALAALLHDIARPLEDSGKVEDHAIEGARIARRYLRSLGYPEDKVEAVAHAIEAHRFSRGPEPRTLEAKILSDADKLDAIGAVGIARVFMYSGEHGRDIDASIKHFEEKILKLKDLMYTQTARKMAEGRHRFTEEFIERLGREIEGEI; encoded by the coding sequence ATGAAGCTTGAGGAGTTCATATCCGACCCAAAGTCAAGGGAGCTGATAGAGACCGTCAGGGAGTTTGCCAAGAGCTTCTTTGACAGAGAGGGTACACACGGCTTCAGCCACGTTGAGAGGGTCTTCAACCTCTGCATGCACATTGGGAGGGAGGAAGGTGCCGATCTGGAAGTCTTAGCCCTGGCGGCGCTTCTCCACGACATTGCCCGCCCGCTGGAGGATTCTGGAAAGGTAGAGGACCACGCCATTGAGGGGGCGAGAATAGCGAGGAGATACCTGAGAAGCCTCGGCTATCCCGAGGACAAAGTGGAGGCAGTTGCCCACGCGATAGAGGCCCACCGCTTTTCCCGCGGACCGGAGCCGAGGACTCTTGAGGCAAAAATCCTGAGTGATGCCGATAAGCTCGACGCAATAGGGGCCGTAGGGATAGCTAGGGTCTTCATGTACTCAGGGGAGCACGGAAGGGACATAGACGCCTCAATAAAGCACTTTGAGGAGAAGATACTGAAGCTGAAAGACCTCATGTACACGCAAACCGCAAGGAAGATGGCGGAGGGGAGACACCGCTTCACCGAGGAGTTCATTGAACGGCTTGGGCGCGAGATAGAGGGCGAAATCTGA
- a CDS encoding 50S ribosomal protein L37ae encodes MGRTTKVGSAGRLGPRYGLKIRRRVAAVEARMKQKHVCPVCGRRAVRRISTGIWQCQKCGATFAGGAYLPTTPAGKVAKRVTASKA; translated from the coding sequence ATGGGAAGGACCACTAAGGTTGGATCGGCTGGAAGGTTGGGTCCCAGGTACGGTCTCAAGATAAGAAGAAGGGTGGCGGCCGTTGAGGCCAGGATGAAGCAGAAGCACGTCTGCCCAGTCTGCGGAAGGAGAGCCGTTAGAAGGATCAGCACGGGAATATGGCAGTGCCAGAAGTGCGGCGCTACCTTCGCCGGCGGTGCCTACCTCCCGACCACCCCGGCCGGGAAGGTCGCCAAGCGCGTTACGGCCTCCAAGGCCTGA
- a CDS encoding glutamate cyclase domain-containing protein yields MIAHLVNTDVGSRGIGRLYLDYRTRNFHFLEDAAETFLNNLERTLIITGFPIPPSMTPETDGPPGALAVEKAVEKLGGRAEVLSYPEVMEALRPFGIPFAGYVDVSRYSLVVAVETPGRAVDGRYYSMSGMEITREAFDGLVIDARDYGIPTIAVGDGGNEAGMGNVRDLIEIYIPLGEKIASVVEADHLITAGVSNWGAYGLVAQASIIAGTNLLADWEEEMVVKALAGAELIDGVRKKPSESVDGIGLEVHREVVGLLKALVNDALGG; encoded by the coding sequence ATGATCGCTCACCTTGTAAACACGGACGTTGGGAGCAGGGGGATAGGCAGGCTGTATCTGGACTACCGCACCAGAAACTTCCATTTTTTAGAGGACGCCGCGGAGACGTTTCTCAACAACCTCGAAAGGACGCTTATAATAACGGGCTTCCCGATTCCGCCGTCTATGACTCCCGAAACTGACGGCCCGCCAGGTGCCCTAGCGGTTGAAAAGGCCGTAGAGAAGCTCGGGGGAAGGGCAGAAGTCCTCAGCTATCCAGAGGTAATGGAAGCATTGAGGCCGTTTGGCATTCCCTTTGCAGGGTACGTTGATGTCTCGAGATACTCGCTGGTCGTCGCCGTTGAAACTCCCGGAAGGGCAGTTGACGGCAGGTACTACTCCATGAGCGGCATGGAGATAACGAGGGAAGCCTTTGATGGGCTGGTAATTGATGCGAGAGACTACGGAATACCGACGATAGCCGTTGGAGACGGTGGAAACGAAGCCGGGATGGGCAACGTTAGAGACCTCATCGAGATTTACATTCCACTTGGTGAAAAGATAGCCAGCGTTGTTGAGGCTGACCATCTGATAACGGCTGGAGTGTCAAACTGGGGTGCCTATGGATTGGTTGCGCAGGCGTCAATCATAGCCGGGACGAATCTCCTTGCCGACTGGGAAGAGGAGATGGTAGTAAAAGCCCTGGCAGGTGCTGAGTTGATAGACGGCGTCAGAAAGAAGCCAAGTGAGAGCGTGGACGGGATAGGCCTTGAGGTTCACAGGGAAGTCGTTGGGCTTTTAAAGGCGCTCGTTAATGATGCCCTAGGTGGTTGA
- a CDS encoding TIGR02253 family HAD-type hydrolase, with protein sequence MGRIKAVLFDIDGTLLTEMPLIQLFLPQVYEKLAKKLGINKEEARNMFISEIFSRRDTYDWHDWNFFFELFGLEMHYEDLLRRYPHKLHVYPDTIPTLEWLRESGYSLGVVTSGPEYQRLKLKLAGLDGYFDVVVTREDVKAIKPEPKIFLYALEKLGVEPKEAAFVGDSLSQDVYGAKHVGMLSIWINREGEPGHHLADYEIRTLHELRKILGVVE encoded by the coding sequence ATGGGCAGGATAAAGGCCGTTCTCTTCGACATCGATGGTACACTGCTAACTGAGATGCCGCTGATTCAGCTGTTTCTCCCCCAAGTGTATGAAAAGCTGGCAAAAAAGCTGGGCATCAACAAAGAAGAGGCCAGAAACATGTTTATCTCCGAGATATTCTCAAGGCGGGACACCTACGACTGGCATGACTGGAACTTCTTCTTTGAGCTTTTTGGTCTCGAGATGCATTATGAAGACCTCTTGAGGAGGTATCCCCACAAGCTTCACGTTTATCCGGACACTATCCCGACCCTTGAGTGGCTTAGGGAATCCGGGTACAGTCTGGGAGTCGTCACGAGCGGGCCGGAATACCAGCGCCTTAAGCTCAAGCTAGCAGGGCTTGACGGGTATTTCGATGTTGTCGTGACTAGAGAGGACGTTAAGGCGATAAAACCGGAGCCCAAGATATTCCTCTACGCACTTGAAAAACTCGGTGTTGAACCAAAAGAGGCCGCCTTTGTTGGGGATTCCCTGAGCCAGGACGTTTATGGGGCGAAACACGTCGGAATGCTCTCAATATGGATAAACCGTGAGGGCGAACCCGGGCATCATCTGGCAGACTATGAAATCAGGACGCTCCACGAGCTTAGGAAAATACTGGGGGTGGTAGAATGA
- the aspS gene encoding aspartate--tRNA(Asn) ligase codes for MYRTHYSSEITEELNGQKVKVAGWVWEVKDLGGIKFLWIRDRDGIVQITAPKKKVDPEIFKLIPKLRSEDVVAVEGVVNFTPKAKLGFEILPEKIVVLNRAETPLPLDPTGKVKAELDTRLDNRFMDLRRPDVMAIFKIRSSVFKAVRDFFHENGFIEIHTPKIIATATEGGTELFPMKYFEEDAFLAQSPQLYKQIMMASGLDKVYEIAPIFRAEEHNTTRHLNEAWSIDSEMAFIENEEEVMELLERLVAYAIEYVREHNAKELELLNFELEEPKLPFPRLTYDKALEILTDLGKEIPWGEDIDTEGERLLGKYMMENENAPLYFLYQYPSEAKPFYIMKYDNKPEICRAFDLEYRGVEISSGGQREHRHDILVEQIREKGLNPASFEFYLKAFRYGMPPHGGFGLGAERLIKQMLDLPNIREVILFPRDRRRLTP; via the coding sequence ATGTACAGGACGCACTACTCAAGCGAGATTACGGAGGAGTTAAACGGCCAGAAGGTTAAAGTTGCCGGCTGGGTCTGGGAGGTCAAAGACCTCGGAGGCATAAAGTTTCTCTGGATAAGGGACAGAGACGGAATCGTCCAGATAACCGCTCCCAAGAAGAAGGTCGATCCGGAGATATTCAAGCTCATTCCAAAGCTCAGGAGCGAGGACGTGGTTGCGGTCGAGGGAGTTGTGAACTTCACGCCCAAGGCAAAGCTGGGCTTTGAAATCCTGCCAGAGAAGATAGTGGTGCTAAACAGGGCTGAAACGCCCCTACCGCTCGACCCGACTGGAAAGGTCAAGGCCGAGCTTGACACCAGGTTAGACAACCGCTTCATGGACCTGAGAAGGCCCGATGTCATGGCCATCTTCAAGATACGCTCAAGCGTTTTCAAGGCTGTCAGGGACTTCTTCCACGAGAACGGCTTCATCGAGATTCATACTCCCAAGATAATCGCCACAGCCACAGAGGGCGGAACTGAGCTCTTCCCGATGAAGTACTTCGAGGAGGACGCCTTCCTCGCCCAAAGTCCTCAGCTCTACAAGCAGATAATGATGGCGAGCGGGCTGGACAAGGTCTACGAGATAGCGCCGATATTCAGGGCAGAGGAGCACAACACGACGAGGCATTTAAACGAGGCCTGGAGCATTGACAGCGAGATGGCCTTCATTGAGAACGAGGAGGAAGTGATGGAGCTCCTAGAGAGGCTCGTCGCTTATGCCATTGAGTACGTCCGCGAGCACAACGCGAAGGAGCTTGAACTCCTCAACTTCGAGCTGGAGGAGCCGAAGCTACCCTTCCCGCGCTTGACCTACGATAAGGCCCTTGAGATCCTCACTGATCTCGGCAAGGAGATTCCCTGGGGGGAGGACATAGACACCGAAGGGGAGAGGCTTTTAGGAAAGTACATGATGGAGAACGAGAACGCTCCGCTCTATTTCCTCTACCAGTATCCAAGCGAAGCGAAGCCGTTCTATATAATGAAATATGATAATAAGCCTGAGATATGCAGGGCCTTTGACCTTGAGTACCGCGGCGTGGAGATAAGCTCCGGCGGCCAGAGGGAGCACAGGCACGACATCCTCGTGGAGCAGATAAGGGAGAAGGGCCTTAATCCAGCAAGCTTTGAGTTCTATCTAAAGGCCTTCCGCTACGGAATGCCTCCACACGGCGGTTTCGGCCTAGGTGCCGAGAGGCTCATCAAGCAGATGCTCGACCTCCCAAACATAAGGGAGGTCATACTGTTCCCGAGGGACAGGAGGAGGCTGACACCGTAA
- the hxlAB gene encoding bifunctional 3-hexulose-6-phosphate synthase/6-phospho-3-hexuloisomerase, protein MILQVALDLTDIEHAMSIAEKAARGGAHWLEVGTPLIKKEGMRAVELMKRRFPDRKIVADLKTMDTGALEVEMAARHGADVVSILGVADDKTIKDAVEVARRYGIRVMVDLIGVKDKVKRAKELEKMGVHYILVHTGIDEQAQGKNPLEDLEKVVKAVKVPVAVAGGLNLQTIPKVIELGATIIIVGGAITKAKDPEEVTRKIIDLFWGEYMMTIRKAMVDITDHVKSVAENLELEQVRGLVDAMIGANKIFIYGAGRSGLVGKAFAMRLMHLDFNVYVVGETITPAFEPGDLLIAISGSGETKTIVDAAQIAKEQGGKVVAITSYADSTLGKLADVVVEIPGRTKADVPTDYIARQMLTQYKWIAPMGTLFEDSTMVFLDGVIALLMATFQKTEKDMKRKHATLE, encoded by the coding sequence ATGATACTCCAGGTCGCCCTTGACCTTACCGATATTGAACATGCCATGTCCATAGCCGAGAAGGCCGCCCGCGGCGGCGCCCACTGGCTTGAGGTCGGAACCCCACTCATCAAGAAGGAGGGAATGCGGGCAGTAGAGCTCATGAAGAGACGCTTCCCAGACAGGAAGATCGTCGCAGACCTGAAGACCATGGACACCGGCGCCCTTGAAGTTGAGATGGCCGCGAGACACGGTGCTGATGTTGTTTCTATCCTCGGCGTTGCCGACGACAAGACGATTAAGGATGCCGTCGAAGTCGCGAGGAGGTATGGAATCAGAGTAATGGTTGACCTCATAGGCGTCAAGGACAAGGTAAAGAGGGCCAAAGAGCTCGAGAAGATGGGAGTTCACTACATCCTCGTCCACACGGGAATAGACGAGCAGGCCCAGGGTAAGAATCCGCTTGAGGATCTTGAGAAGGTAGTTAAGGCCGTCAAAGTTCCCGTTGCGGTCGCCGGTGGTCTTAACCTCCAGACGATACCCAAGGTCATAGAGCTCGGAGCCACAATAATCATCGTTGGAGGCGCCATAACCAAGGCTAAAGACCCTGAGGAAGTCACCAGAAAGATAATAGACCTCTTCTGGGGCGAGTACATGATGACGATAAGGAAAGCAATGGTGGACATAACCGACCACGTAAAGAGCGTCGCCGAAAACCTCGAGCTCGAACAGGTCAGGGGCCTCGTCGATGCCATGATAGGCGCCAACAAGATATTCATCTACGGCGCCGGAAGGAGCGGACTCGTTGGAAAGGCCTTCGCGATGAGGCTCATGCACCTCGACTTCAACGTCTACGTAGTCGGCGAGACAATCACACCAGCATTCGAGCCGGGTGACCTTCTCATAGCCATTAGCGGTTCCGGTGAAACAAAGACAATCGTTGACGCCGCCCAGATAGCGAAGGAGCAGGGTGGAAAGGTCGTCGCCATAACTTCCTACGCGGACTCAACACTCGGAAAGCTCGCGGACGTTGTCGTCGAGATTCCAGGAAGGACCAAGGCGGACGTCCCCACGGACTACATCGCCAGGCAGATGCTCACCCAGTACAAGTGGATAGCCCCGATGGGAACCCTCTTCGAGGACTCAACGATGGTCTTCCTTGACGGCGTTATAGCACTCCTCATGGCAACGTTCCAGAAGACCGAAAAGGATATGAAGAGAAAGCACGCGACCCTTGAGTGA
- a CDS encoding DNA-directed RNA polymerase subunit P has translation MATAVYRCAKCGREVELDLATAREVRCPYCGSKILYKPRPRVARRVKAI, from the coding sequence ATGGCGACCGCAGTTTATCGCTGTGCAAAATGCGGTAGGGAGGTCGAGCTTGACCTCGCGACCGCGAGGGAAGTCCGCTGCCCGTACTGCGGCAGCAAGATACTCTACAAGCCCAGGCCCCGCGTTGCCCGCAGGGTTAAGGCCATCTGA